The Polyodon spathula isolate WHYD16114869_AA chromosome 13, ASM1765450v1, whole genome shotgun sequence genome includes a region encoding these proteins:
- the LOC121325984 gene encoding kinesin-like protein KIFC3 isoform X3, whose translation MYVLCTLVVLSLQSLLKGRSKEAVPGSSGQVSPKKGSGPPKDDSGHHSGYQPKGGCKNNYRAQEECRTTTSSQSPPKELSGCEQPAQSQHSVFESGVMLGTRKTWELGHTPSLQELWKKDCSLDRSAVDFLMGDGEEESSTYIPLQPSLFQGRTMTMDHQEPNNEQEQQLVIQAMQEKVCHFQARLLSEEASRKLQVQLMRKAHEQNVHEKLALIKSLQEVVREQESQLRKGNGTAARRSSLGSRPPPSVQRLVESLTSTQEEKNRLQEDLLSAQERLCSRESEQQALIHRLRDQVEDLKEKLLDQAGEVNRLRSELGATDLEKHLELLESENEELKQELSVCQSALQELQGARSGCVDCQHNQDLRTGLARLEAEVGQKDRRLAELQLSLERKASQVSELNRQLEDSRQEREDLEDRLRDCQQALAKQATQVPQVKYVTKTVEVESSRSKQALSEALSRNQYLQEQVGVQRQLLRELEQQLQDSQNTATQLRKQIMLYESEIERTRGELVDEMQCLEEEKNRVIEEAFVRAESEMKAVHENLAGVRMNLLTLQPALRTLTCDYNCLKRQVQDFPFLLEKAIGEARQEICQVIGEVSATNQDLLSKYKREMMLRKKCHNELVKLKGNIRVFCRVRPSSKEDGDGPDSKNVVTFDPEDDALMSIWHKGKPIAFELDKVFPPQATQGDVFQEVQSLITSCIDGYNVCIFAYGQTGSGKTYTMEGVPQDPGINQRALRLLFSEVEEKVSDWEFTITVSMVEIYNETLRNLLGDNPNEKLDIKMCPDGSGQLYVPGLTEFKVESVDDINRVFEVGHMNRATACTNLNDHSSRSHGLLIITVSGINCTTGSRSTGKLNLVDLAGSERIAKSGAEGSRLREAQCINKSLAALADVIHALRSKHGHIPFRNSKLTYLLQDSLSGDSKTLMMVQVSPVDKNVSESVCSLKFAQRVRSVELGPVTRKTEYQSSTSSSPTPTQESLEVDSPPETPMPTVSTRGPVTASGRTGGSTRRKVPPSVTSNIVEKALQGPT comes from the exons ATGTATGTCCTGTGTACTCTGGTGGTACTGTCCTTACAAAGCCTGCTCAAGGGGCGTAGCAAAGAGGCTGTGCCAGGAAGCTCGGGTCAAGTGTCTCCCAAAAAGGGTTCAGGACCCCCTAAAGATGACAGTGGCCATCACAGTGGGTACCAGCCCAAGGGGGGCTGCAAGAATAACTACAGAGCCCAGGAGGAGTGTAGGACCACCACCAGCAGCCAGAGCCCCCCAAAGGAGCTCTCCGGATGTGAGCAG CCAGCCCAGAGTCAGCACTCCGTTTTCGAATCGGGGGTCATGCTCGGCACACGCAAGACCTGGGAACTTGGCCACACCCCCAGCCTGCAGGAGCTCTGGAAGAAGGACTGCTCATTGGACA GAAGCGCTGTGGATTTCCTGATGGGTGACGGCGAGGAGGAGAGCAGCACCTACATCCCCTTGCAGCCCTCTCTGTTCCAGGGCAGAACGATGACCATGGATCACCAAGAACCCAACAacgagcaggagcagcagctcgTCATACAG GCCATGCAGGAGAAGGTGTGTCACTTCCAGGCTCGGCTCCTCAGCGAGGAGGCCAGTCGCAAGCTGCAGGTCCAGCTGATGCGGAAAGCCCACGAGCAGAACGTCCACGAGAAGCTGGCCCTCATCAAGAGCCTGCAGGAGGTGGTGCGCGAGCAGGAGAGCCAGCTCCGCAAGGGGAATGGAACTG CGGCGAGGAGGTCCAGCTTGGGCTCCCGACCTCCTCCCTCAGTCCAGCGGCTGGTGGAGTCTCTGACCTCAACCCAGGAGGAGAAGAACCGGCTGCAGGAGGACCTGCTCTCTGCTCAGGAGAGGCTGTGCAGTCGGGAGAGTGAGCAGCAGGCCCTGATCCACAGACTGCGGGACCAG GTTGAAGACCTGAAGGAGAAGCTGTTGGACCAGGCAGGGGAGGTGAATCGACTGCGCTCAGAGCTG GGAGCGACAGACTTGGAGAAGCATTTAGAACTCCTGGAATCTGAGAACGAAGAGCTGAAACAGGAGCTGAGCGTCTGCCAGTCCGCTCTGCAGGAGCTCCAGGGAGCTCGCTCAGGCTGTGTGGACTGCCAGCACAACCAG GACCTGCGCACGGGCCTGGCCCGGCTGGAGGCGGAGGTTGGGCAGAAAGACCGCAGGCTGGCGGAGCTGCAGCTGAGCCTGGAGAGGAAGGCCAGCCAGGTCTCTGAGCTCAACAGGCAGCTGGAGGACTCCCGGCAGGAAAGGGAAGACCTGGAGGATAGGCTGAGGGACTGCCAGCAAGCCCTGGCCAAGCAGGCCACCCAGGTCCCACAGGTCAAG tatgtCACCAAGACAGTGGAGGTGGAGTCGAGCCGGTCCAAGCAGGCTCTGTCAGAGGCTCTATCTCGGAACCAGTACCTGCAGGAGCAGGTGGGagtgcagaggcagctcctgagAGAGCTGGAACAGCAGCTGCAGGACTCGCAGAACACCGCGACGCAGCTCCGTAAGCAG ATCATGCTGTACGAGAGCGAGATTGAGCGGACTCGGGGCGAGCTGGTGGACGAGATGCAGTGCTTAGAGGAAGAGAAGAACCGCGTCATCGAGGAGGCCTTTGTGCGAGCCGAGAGCGAGATGAAGGCAGTCCATGAGAACCTAGCCG GGGTGAGGATGAACCTACTGACTCTGCAGCCTGCCTTGCGAACTCTCACCTGTGATTATAACTGCCTGAAGAGACAGGTGCAGGACTTCCCCTTCCTCCTGGAGAAAGCCATCGGCGAAGCCAGGCAGGAG ATCTGCCAGGTAATCGGGGAGGTCAGCGCCACCAACCAGGACCTCCTGTCCAAGTACAAACGGGAGATGATGCTGAGGAAGAAGTGTCACAACGAGCTGGTGAAGCTGAAAG GAAACATCCGTGTGTTCTGTAGAGTCCGTCCTTCATCCAAGGAGGATGGTGATGGGCCTGACTCCAAGAACGTGGTAACCTTTGACCCTGAAGACGATGCCCTAATGAGCATATGGCACAAGGGGAAGCCAATAGCGTTTGAGCTGGATAAAGTCTTTCCTCCGCAAGCGACGCAGGGAGAC GTTTTCCAAGAAGTCCAGTCCTTAATCACTTCCTGCATTGACGGCTACAATGTCTGTATATTTGCCTATGGACAGACAGGCTCAGGGAAGACCTACACCATGGAG GGCGTCCCGCAGGATCCAGGGATTAACCAGCGGGCGCTGCGGCTGCTGTTCTCGGAGGTGGAGGAGAAGGTGTCGGACTGGGAGTTCACCATCACTGTCAGCATGGTGGAGATCTACAACGAGACACTGAG gaaTTTGCTGGGAGACAACCCCAATGAAAAGCTGGATATTAAAATGTGTCCGGATGGCAGCGGGCAGCTCTATGTTCCCGGACTCACAGAGTTCAAGGTTGAAAGTGTGGATGATATCAACAGg GTGTTTGAGGTGGGTCACATGAACCGGGCCACTGCCTGCACCAACCTGAACGATCACAGCTCCCGCTCCCACGGGCTGCTCATCATTACAGTCAGCGGGATCAACTGCACCACCGGCAGCCGCAGCACGG GCAAGCTGAACCTGGTGGACCTGGCGGGTTCAGAGCGCATTGCCAAGTCCGGCGCGGAGGGCAGTCGGCTCAGGGAGGCACAGTGCATCAACAAGTCTCTGGCAGCGCTGGCAGACGTCATCCACGCCCTGCGCTCCAAACACGGGCACATCCCCTTCCGCAACTCCAAACTGACATACCTGCTGCAGGACTCGCTGAGCGGAGACAGCAAGACACTCATGATGGTCCAG GTCTCTCCAGTCGATAAGAATGTGAGCGAGTCGGTTTGCTCCCTGAAATTCGCCCAGAGGGTTCGCTCAGTGGAGCTGGGTCCGGTCACACGCAAAACAGAGTACCAGTCCTCCACCTCCTCGTCTCCCACCCCCACTCAGGAAAGCCTGGAG GTGGATTCTCCACCAGAAACCCCAATGCCCACTGTGTCGACGCGCGGGCCTGTTACTGCCTCTGGACGGACAGGGGGCAGCACCAGGAGGAAAGTCCCCCCCTCCG TGACGAGTAACATTGTAGAGAAAGCACTACAAGGTCCTACCTAG
- the LOC121325984 gene encoding kinesin-like protein KIFC3 isoform X1, which yields MYVLCTLVVLSLQSLLKGRSKEAVPGSSGQVSPKKGSGPPKDDSGHHSGYQPKGGCKNNYRAQEECRTTTSSQSPPKELSGCEQPAQSQHSVFESGVMLGTRKTWELGHTPSLQELWKKDCSLDRSAVDFLMGDGEEESSTYIPLQPSLFQGRTMTMDHQEPNNEQEQQLVIQAMQEKVCHFQARLLSEEASRKLQVQLMRKAHEQNVHEKLALIKSLQEVVREQESQLRKGNGTAARRSSLGSRPPPSVQRLVESLTSTQEEKNRLQEDLLSAQERLCSRESEQQALIHRLRDQVEDLKEKLLDQAGEVNRLRSELGATDLEKHLELLESENEELKQELSVCQSALQELQGARSGCVDCQHNQDLRTGLARLEAEVGQKDRRLAELQLSLERKASQVSELNRQLEDSRQEREDLEDRLRDCQQALAKQATQVPQVKYVTKTVEVESSRSKQALSEALSRNQYLQEQVGVQRQLLRELEQQLQDSQNTATQLRKQQCADRSHLCGLLSRVVGSRSGTLVRRLSKIMLYESEIERTRGELVDEMQCLEEEKNRVIEEAFVRAESEMKAVHENLAGVRMNLLTLQPALRTLTCDYNCLKRQVQDFPFLLEKAIGEARQEICQVIGEVSATNQDLLSKYKREMMLRKKCHNELVKLKGNIRVFCRVRPSSKEDGDGPDSKNVVTFDPEDDALMSIWHKGKPIAFELDKVFPPQATQGDVFQEVQSLITSCIDGYNVCIFAYGQTGSGKTYTMEGVPQDPGINQRALRLLFSEVEEKVSDWEFTITVSMVEIYNETLRNLLGDNPNEKLDIKMCPDGSGQLYVPGLTEFKVESVDDINRVFEVGHMNRATACTNLNDHSSRSHGLLIITVSGINCTTGSRSTGKLNLVDLAGSERIAKSGAEGSRLREAQCINKSLAALADVIHALRSKHGHIPFRNSKLTYLLQDSLSGDSKTLMMVQVSPVDKNVSESVCSLKFAQRVRSVELGPVTRKTEYQSSTSSSPTPTQESLEVDSPPETPMPTVSTRGPVTASGRTGGSTRRKVPPSVTSNIVEKALQGPT from the exons ATGTATGTCCTGTGTACTCTGGTGGTACTGTCCTTACAAAGCCTGCTCAAGGGGCGTAGCAAAGAGGCTGTGCCAGGAAGCTCGGGTCAAGTGTCTCCCAAAAAGGGTTCAGGACCCCCTAAAGATGACAGTGGCCATCACAGTGGGTACCAGCCCAAGGGGGGCTGCAAGAATAACTACAGAGCCCAGGAGGAGTGTAGGACCACCACCAGCAGCCAGAGCCCCCCAAAGGAGCTCTCCGGATGTGAGCAG CCAGCCCAGAGTCAGCACTCCGTTTTCGAATCGGGGGTCATGCTCGGCACACGCAAGACCTGGGAACTTGGCCACACCCCCAGCCTGCAGGAGCTCTGGAAGAAGGACTGCTCATTGGACA GAAGCGCTGTGGATTTCCTGATGGGTGACGGCGAGGAGGAGAGCAGCACCTACATCCCCTTGCAGCCCTCTCTGTTCCAGGGCAGAACGATGACCATGGATCACCAAGAACCCAACAacgagcaggagcagcagctcgTCATACAG GCCATGCAGGAGAAGGTGTGTCACTTCCAGGCTCGGCTCCTCAGCGAGGAGGCCAGTCGCAAGCTGCAGGTCCAGCTGATGCGGAAAGCCCACGAGCAGAACGTCCACGAGAAGCTGGCCCTCATCAAGAGCCTGCAGGAGGTGGTGCGCGAGCAGGAGAGCCAGCTCCGCAAGGGGAATGGAACTG CGGCGAGGAGGTCCAGCTTGGGCTCCCGACCTCCTCCCTCAGTCCAGCGGCTGGTGGAGTCTCTGACCTCAACCCAGGAGGAGAAGAACCGGCTGCAGGAGGACCTGCTCTCTGCTCAGGAGAGGCTGTGCAGTCGGGAGAGTGAGCAGCAGGCCCTGATCCACAGACTGCGGGACCAG GTTGAAGACCTGAAGGAGAAGCTGTTGGACCAGGCAGGGGAGGTGAATCGACTGCGCTCAGAGCTG GGAGCGACAGACTTGGAGAAGCATTTAGAACTCCTGGAATCTGAGAACGAAGAGCTGAAACAGGAGCTGAGCGTCTGCCAGTCCGCTCTGCAGGAGCTCCAGGGAGCTCGCTCAGGCTGTGTGGACTGCCAGCACAACCAG GACCTGCGCACGGGCCTGGCCCGGCTGGAGGCGGAGGTTGGGCAGAAAGACCGCAGGCTGGCGGAGCTGCAGCTGAGCCTGGAGAGGAAGGCCAGCCAGGTCTCTGAGCTCAACAGGCAGCTGGAGGACTCCCGGCAGGAAAGGGAAGACCTGGAGGATAGGCTGAGGGACTGCCAGCAAGCCCTGGCCAAGCAGGCCACCCAGGTCCCACAGGTCAAG tatgtCACCAAGACAGTGGAGGTGGAGTCGAGCCGGTCCAAGCAGGCTCTGTCAGAGGCTCTATCTCGGAACCAGTACCTGCAGGAGCAGGTGGGagtgcagaggcagctcctgagAGAGCTGGAACAGCAGCTGCAGGACTCGCAGAACACCGCGACGCAGCTCCGTAAGCAG CAATGCGCTGACAGGAGCCATCTTTGTGGGCTGCTCTCTAGAGTAGTGGGGAGTCGCAGTGGCACGTTGGTTCGTAGGTTGTCAAAG ATCATGCTGTACGAGAGCGAGATTGAGCGGACTCGGGGCGAGCTGGTGGACGAGATGCAGTGCTTAGAGGAAGAGAAGAACCGCGTCATCGAGGAGGCCTTTGTGCGAGCCGAGAGCGAGATGAAGGCAGTCCATGAGAACCTAGCCG GGGTGAGGATGAACCTACTGACTCTGCAGCCTGCCTTGCGAACTCTCACCTGTGATTATAACTGCCTGAAGAGACAGGTGCAGGACTTCCCCTTCCTCCTGGAGAAAGCCATCGGCGAAGCCAGGCAGGAG ATCTGCCAGGTAATCGGGGAGGTCAGCGCCACCAACCAGGACCTCCTGTCCAAGTACAAACGGGAGATGATGCTGAGGAAGAAGTGTCACAACGAGCTGGTGAAGCTGAAAG GAAACATCCGTGTGTTCTGTAGAGTCCGTCCTTCATCCAAGGAGGATGGTGATGGGCCTGACTCCAAGAACGTGGTAACCTTTGACCCTGAAGACGATGCCCTAATGAGCATATGGCACAAGGGGAAGCCAATAGCGTTTGAGCTGGATAAAGTCTTTCCTCCGCAAGCGACGCAGGGAGAC GTTTTCCAAGAAGTCCAGTCCTTAATCACTTCCTGCATTGACGGCTACAATGTCTGTATATTTGCCTATGGACAGACAGGCTCAGGGAAGACCTACACCATGGAG GGCGTCCCGCAGGATCCAGGGATTAACCAGCGGGCGCTGCGGCTGCTGTTCTCGGAGGTGGAGGAGAAGGTGTCGGACTGGGAGTTCACCATCACTGTCAGCATGGTGGAGATCTACAACGAGACACTGAG gaaTTTGCTGGGAGACAACCCCAATGAAAAGCTGGATATTAAAATGTGTCCGGATGGCAGCGGGCAGCTCTATGTTCCCGGACTCACAGAGTTCAAGGTTGAAAGTGTGGATGATATCAACAGg GTGTTTGAGGTGGGTCACATGAACCGGGCCACTGCCTGCACCAACCTGAACGATCACAGCTCCCGCTCCCACGGGCTGCTCATCATTACAGTCAGCGGGATCAACTGCACCACCGGCAGCCGCAGCACGG GCAAGCTGAACCTGGTGGACCTGGCGGGTTCAGAGCGCATTGCCAAGTCCGGCGCGGAGGGCAGTCGGCTCAGGGAGGCACAGTGCATCAACAAGTCTCTGGCAGCGCTGGCAGACGTCATCCACGCCCTGCGCTCCAAACACGGGCACATCCCCTTCCGCAACTCCAAACTGACATACCTGCTGCAGGACTCGCTGAGCGGAGACAGCAAGACACTCATGATGGTCCAG GTCTCTCCAGTCGATAAGAATGTGAGCGAGTCGGTTTGCTCCCTGAAATTCGCCCAGAGGGTTCGCTCAGTGGAGCTGGGTCCGGTCACACGCAAAACAGAGTACCAGTCCTCCACCTCCTCGTCTCCCACCCCCACTCAGGAAAGCCTGGAG GTGGATTCTCCACCAGAAACCCCAATGCCCACTGTGTCGACGCGCGGGCCTGTTACTGCCTCTGGACGGACAGGGGGCAGCACCAGGAGGAAAGTCCCCCCCTCCG TGACGAGTAACATTGTAGAGAAAGCACTACAAGGTCCTACCTAG
- the LOC121325984 gene encoding kinesin-like protein KIFC3 isoform X2: MYVLCTLVVLSLQSLLKGRSKEAVPGSSGQVSPKKGSGPPKDDSGHHSGYQPKGGCKNNYRAQEECRTTTSSQSPPKELSGCEQPAQSQHSVFESGVMLGTRKTWELGHTPSLQELWKKDCSLDRSAVDFLMGDGEEESSTYIPLQPSLFQGRTMTMDHQEPNNEQEQQLVIQAMQEKVCHFQARLLSEEASRKLQVQLMRKAHEQNVHEKLALIKSLQEVVREQESQLRKGNGTAARRSSLGSRPPPSVQRLVESLTSTQEEKNRLQEDLLSAQERLCSRESEQQALIHRLRDQVEDLKEKLLDQAGEVNRLRSELGATDLEKHLELLESENEELKQELSVCQSALQELQGARSGCVDCQHNQDLRTGLARLEAEVGQKDRRLAELQLSLERKASQVSELNRQLEDSRQEREDLEDRLRDCQQALAKQATQVPQVKYVTKTVEVESSRSKQALSEALSRNQYLQEQVGVQRQLLRELEQQLQDSQNTATQLRKQQCADRSHLCGLLSRVVGSRSGTLVRRLSKIMLYESEIERTRGELVDEMQCLEEEKNRVIEEAFVRAESEMKAVHENLAGVRMNLLTLQPALRTLTCDYNCLKRQVQDFPFLLEKAIGEARQEICQVIGEVSATNQDLLSKYKREMMLRKKCHNELVKLKGNIRVFCRVRPSSKEDGDGPDSKNVVTFDPEDDALMSIWHKGKPIAFELDKVFPPQATQGDVFQEVQSLITSCIDGYNVCIFAYGQTGSGKTYTMEGVPQDPGINQRALRLLFSEVEEKVSDWEFTITVSMVEIYNETLRNLLGDNPNEKLDIKMCPDGSGQLYVPGLTEFKVESVDDINRVFEVGHMNRATACTNLNDHSSRSHGLLIITVSGINCTTGSRSTGKLNLVDLAGSERIAKSGAEGSRLREAQCINKSLAALADVIHALRSKHGHIPFRNSKLTYLLQDSLSGDSKTLMMVQVSPVDKNVSESVCSLKFAQRVRSVELGPVTRKTEYQSSTSSSPTPTQESLEVDSPPETPMPTVSTRGPVTASGRTGGSTRRKVPPSGRVKLTA, translated from the exons ATGTATGTCCTGTGTACTCTGGTGGTACTGTCCTTACAAAGCCTGCTCAAGGGGCGTAGCAAAGAGGCTGTGCCAGGAAGCTCGGGTCAAGTGTCTCCCAAAAAGGGTTCAGGACCCCCTAAAGATGACAGTGGCCATCACAGTGGGTACCAGCCCAAGGGGGGCTGCAAGAATAACTACAGAGCCCAGGAGGAGTGTAGGACCACCACCAGCAGCCAGAGCCCCCCAAAGGAGCTCTCCGGATGTGAGCAG CCAGCCCAGAGTCAGCACTCCGTTTTCGAATCGGGGGTCATGCTCGGCACACGCAAGACCTGGGAACTTGGCCACACCCCCAGCCTGCAGGAGCTCTGGAAGAAGGACTGCTCATTGGACA GAAGCGCTGTGGATTTCCTGATGGGTGACGGCGAGGAGGAGAGCAGCACCTACATCCCCTTGCAGCCCTCTCTGTTCCAGGGCAGAACGATGACCATGGATCACCAAGAACCCAACAacgagcaggagcagcagctcgTCATACAG GCCATGCAGGAGAAGGTGTGTCACTTCCAGGCTCGGCTCCTCAGCGAGGAGGCCAGTCGCAAGCTGCAGGTCCAGCTGATGCGGAAAGCCCACGAGCAGAACGTCCACGAGAAGCTGGCCCTCATCAAGAGCCTGCAGGAGGTGGTGCGCGAGCAGGAGAGCCAGCTCCGCAAGGGGAATGGAACTG CGGCGAGGAGGTCCAGCTTGGGCTCCCGACCTCCTCCCTCAGTCCAGCGGCTGGTGGAGTCTCTGACCTCAACCCAGGAGGAGAAGAACCGGCTGCAGGAGGACCTGCTCTCTGCTCAGGAGAGGCTGTGCAGTCGGGAGAGTGAGCAGCAGGCCCTGATCCACAGACTGCGGGACCAG GTTGAAGACCTGAAGGAGAAGCTGTTGGACCAGGCAGGGGAGGTGAATCGACTGCGCTCAGAGCTG GGAGCGACAGACTTGGAGAAGCATTTAGAACTCCTGGAATCTGAGAACGAAGAGCTGAAACAGGAGCTGAGCGTCTGCCAGTCCGCTCTGCAGGAGCTCCAGGGAGCTCGCTCAGGCTGTGTGGACTGCCAGCACAACCAG GACCTGCGCACGGGCCTGGCCCGGCTGGAGGCGGAGGTTGGGCAGAAAGACCGCAGGCTGGCGGAGCTGCAGCTGAGCCTGGAGAGGAAGGCCAGCCAGGTCTCTGAGCTCAACAGGCAGCTGGAGGACTCCCGGCAGGAAAGGGAAGACCTGGAGGATAGGCTGAGGGACTGCCAGCAAGCCCTGGCCAAGCAGGCCACCCAGGTCCCACAGGTCAAG tatgtCACCAAGACAGTGGAGGTGGAGTCGAGCCGGTCCAAGCAGGCTCTGTCAGAGGCTCTATCTCGGAACCAGTACCTGCAGGAGCAGGTGGGagtgcagaggcagctcctgagAGAGCTGGAACAGCAGCTGCAGGACTCGCAGAACACCGCGACGCAGCTCCGTAAGCAG CAATGCGCTGACAGGAGCCATCTTTGTGGGCTGCTCTCTAGAGTAGTGGGGAGTCGCAGTGGCACGTTGGTTCGTAGGTTGTCAAAG ATCATGCTGTACGAGAGCGAGATTGAGCGGACTCGGGGCGAGCTGGTGGACGAGATGCAGTGCTTAGAGGAAGAGAAGAACCGCGTCATCGAGGAGGCCTTTGTGCGAGCCGAGAGCGAGATGAAGGCAGTCCATGAGAACCTAGCCG GGGTGAGGATGAACCTACTGACTCTGCAGCCTGCCTTGCGAACTCTCACCTGTGATTATAACTGCCTGAAGAGACAGGTGCAGGACTTCCCCTTCCTCCTGGAGAAAGCCATCGGCGAAGCCAGGCAGGAG ATCTGCCAGGTAATCGGGGAGGTCAGCGCCACCAACCAGGACCTCCTGTCCAAGTACAAACGGGAGATGATGCTGAGGAAGAAGTGTCACAACGAGCTGGTGAAGCTGAAAG GAAACATCCGTGTGTTCTGTAGAGTCCGTCCTTCATCCAAGGAGGATGGTGATGGGCCTGACTCCAAGAACGTGGTAACCTTTGACCCTGAAGACGATGCCCTAATGAGCATATGGCACAAGGGGAAGCCAATAGCGTTTGAGCTGGATAAAGTCTTTCCTCCGCAAGCGACGCAGGGAGAC GTTTTCCAAGAAGTCCAGTCCTTAATCACTTCCTGCATTGACGGCTACAATGTCTGTATATTTGCCTATGGACAGACAGGCTCAGGGAAGACCTACACCATGGAG GGCGTCCCGCAGGATCCAGGGATTAACCAGCGGGCGCTGCGGCTGCTGTTCTCGGAGGTGGAGGAGAAGGTGTCGGACTGGGAGTTCACCATCACTGTCAGCATGGTGGAGATCTACAACGAGACACTGAG gaaTTTGCTGGGAGACAACCCCAATGAAAAGCTGGATATTAAAATGTGTCCGGATGGCAGCGGGCAGCTCTATGTTCCCGGACTCACAGAGTTCAAGGTTGAAAGTGTGGATGATATCAACAGg GTGTTTGAGGTGGGTCACATGAACCGGGCCACTGCCTGCACCAACCTGAACGATCACAGCTCCCGCTCCCACGGGCTGCTCATCATTACAGTCAGCGGGATCAACTGCACCACCGGCAGCCGCAGCACGG GCAAGCTGAACCTGGTGGACCTGGCGGGTTCAGAGCGCATTGCCAAGTCCGGCGCGGAGGGCAGTCGGCTCAGGGAGGCACAGTGCATCAACAAGTCTCTGGCAGCGCTGGCAGACGTCATCCACGCCCTGCGCTCCAAACACGGGCACATCCCCTTCCGCAACTCCAAACTGACATACCTGCTGCAGGACTCGCTGAGCGGAGACAGCAAGACACTCATGATGGTCCAG GTCTCTCCAGTCGATAAGAATGTGAGCGAGTCGGTTTGCTCCCTGAAATTCGCCCAGAGGGTTCGCTCAGTGGAGCTGGGTCCGGTCACACGCAAAACAGAGTACCAGTCCTCCACCTCCTCGTCTCCCACCCCCACTCAGGAAAGCCTGGAG GTGGATTCTCCACCAGAAACCCCAATGCCCACTGTGTCGACGCGCGGGCCTGTTACTGCCTCTGGACGGACAGGGGGCAGCACCAGGAGGAAAGTCCCCCCCTCCG GAAGAGTAAAACTTACAGCCTGA